The genomic window CATGCTCACATTAGGATAAAACTAACAGCCCTCAATCTGATGTTCCAGGAAAAAcatgcaaagaaacaaacaggtGGCCATGGGCCGAAAGAAATTCAACATGGATCCCAAAAAGGTAATGTGACTGGAACTGCTGGGACTTGTCTCACGCTTGTATTTGCAGGATTTAAGATGGGGCCTTGTCTTCTGTTTTAGGGGATCCAGTTCCTGATCGAGAATGACTTGCTGAAGAATACCAGCGACGACATTTCCCAATTCCTCTACAAGGGCGAGGGCCTCAACAAAACGGCTATTGGAGATTATCTTGGAGAAAGGTCGGGAGGAGGATTGACTCGGTGTTTTCTCTGCTATCTCACCGCGTCCATATTGTACTCCAAGTCTCTCATCCATTCTGTTGAACCAAGCGTCCGATAGCAAATGTATACTTTCCATAGCTTGAGTTTCCTCTTGGTCAGACACACACCTCTCCTTTCccacacacatttctttggtcCCACATTTATGTCAGTCATTCAAGACGGTGTCTGTCGCtccatctgtccgtctgtctttgGTTTTGTTACTCGCTGATGAGTCGTGTGATCAATGAGTGCACGACGGCACAGTTTTAAACCTTCTTTCACACCATCTTCTGGCTGTCTTTGTTAGTCATCACATAGTACACGATATACTATGGGATGTACTGTATGCATGTAGTATGGTATGCCAGGCAGAGACTAAAGGCTATACAGTGTTCAGTCAGGGCGTGGCCCGGAGGTAGAATAAGGACGTGGCGCCCAGGAATGCTCCCCATTGGATTACCAGCCGTCTTTGACTGTCGGTGCTCCTGCAGCTCTTGCAGCTCCTGCTTATGGctctggaagggggggggggggggggggctcagtggtGACTGGATATGACTCAGCCCTGTGAGAGCTGTCTAGAGCCTTCCCATGATCCCACAGGATGGATCATTCACCCATCAGACCAAGATCACAGCCCAGCCCGAGTCCTCACTGTTGGTCGGGTCTGCTGTTTTTGGCTCCGCTGCATCCGTCCATGTGTTTTTGTTCCTCTCACTGTTCTGATGGTGCTGGAGAATGTCAAGTAAACGCTCTCTCAAAATGCCTTGTATTCCCTGGCCTTTTGTTAAAGGTAATTGAATATAGAGTTTTGGTCCAGGGCACCAACTAATTAGTAGATCAATAATCCTAATCAATAATCATCCATCCCTCCACTCAGCTCCACTAAGGAGGAGGCCGTCTCTTTCTTGGCCTGACAGGAAccaaacacaaatgtttttgaGTTGCAGCCCTAACATTTCTACACATTCTTTTCGTCATGGCTGTGCAGACTATTCTAAAAGGCTTACCGGTAAGAATTCTGCCATGTTTTGTTTCCTACAGGGATGATTTCAATATCGAAGTCCTCCATGCCTTTGTGGAGCTTCATGAGTTCACAGACCTCAACCTGGTCCAGGCCCTCAGGTAAGACGGCATCATGTGGTCATCACCTGATCCTCATAGCTGCGATACAGgtcgttgtttgtttgtttttgtctcaaaGCTATCGTGCAAATTGCACCGCTTCACGGCGGCGTCTGTTGCTGATTTGTGAggcgtgtcccccccccaacagacaGTTCCTGTGGAGCTTCCGTTTACCAGGAGAAGCTCAGAAGATCGACCGGATGATGGAAGCGTTCGCTCAGCGCTACTGTAAATGCAACCCTGGCGTTTTCCAGTCCACAGGTGAGCACCATCGTGCCATGCGGCAGCGCGGTGGAGagtgcatgttctccccgtgtctgggtgggctctccccgggttctccggcttcctaccaccaccaaaaacatccaacttaggtccaggtcattattgCAACTAACTAACTTACCTGCTGCAATAAATATTACAAAACAAGTCTTGTTTAGTTcagacttgttactgcatttagtttatttttattgattactTTTCGTAGTTCTTGACTCGAGTTCAAATTGTTGCCATTTGTCAGCAACATATTTTAACATCgatgtttattcatttataatgATATAAACTATTACCTTCCTTTTCCATATTACCGAGATCTACTTGCATGTCAGTGGAACTGCTCTCCACTTTATTGAGCAGACACGAGGTCTGCCGAAGGGAACGGCGTGATGGACCACAGTCGGGCCTTTTGGGCAGTAATGGACGAAGCCCATTGCCTCTAACATGGATGTGAATAATGCATAGGAGTTCTCAGCAGGCCGGATAAAGTGCTGCTTTGTCAGCTGTGCGCTGTCCACATTGTCTtttagcaaacacacacacacatcagtgagTGCgtccagaaacacacaagcacacttTGCTGTCCGCACGCCACCTTTCGCCCCTCTCGGTTTGTTCTGCGCTTCTCTAAGTGCCGTCCTTTCAGCTCGGCTGCTTCACGTTCGCGTTTAACTGCCACATTGATTCCTGACAGGCGGCTGTGTGATTAACAGCACTGCCAGCTTTTGCCATTTCATGAAGTTCACCCCTCTTTTATGATGATGCTGTGTTGCAGACACCTGTTACATCCTGTCATTCGCCATCATCATGCTTAACACGAGCCTCCACAACCCGAATGTAAAGGACAAGCCTACAGTCGAGCGATTCATCTCGATGAACAGAGGAATCAATGATGGCGGCGATTTACCCGAAGACCTCCTCAGGGTCAGGATGGTTCTAAAAACACACCTGTGGCTCCTCTTATTTCCCTCCCGAGTGATTCTTCTGTGATTCTCCTTCCCTGTCCTTGTTTCAAATCTGTTTACTTAATTCCTTTTATTGTAGAATTTGTACGAGAGCATCAAGAATGAGCCCTTCAAAATCCCCGAGGATGACGGCAATGACCTCACACACACGTTCTTTAACCCCGACAGAGAGGGCTGGCTGCTGAAACTGGGTGAGTGACTCTGAAAAGCAAACGCACACTCTTACTGCGACAGGAATTGTCATAATAATGTTATGTTGTGTTGGTTTTTCAAAGAATCCCAATCTACAAAGTGCTAACCAACAACCTCcccagaggtgtgtgtgtgtgttctgtgagCACGTGCAGATAGGTGTGTTCACACTTGACCCGAAACATCAAAGGACTTCTCTTCCCGCCTTAATGCATTATGAATGTGGCTTTGAGATCGGACTAACCATCCTTGGAAGCCTTTAAATTATTGAAGGCTGTTCATATTCACACTGTGACACTAATATTCATTTTTATAACGTGTAAATCTACTTTTTGCACATTTACATGTTAAATGTATGCTTTGATCCACTTGGAGATTTGacgtttataaaaaaaatggccagcataaaatatgttttttttagtaTAAAGGGTGTATCCTGgtgtttccttccttttttcttcttctttttccgaTCGGATTTTTTACCAGTGTTTTGTGACGGGTTCATAATCGGTGTACAGGCAGAAAGACACAACCCTGGAGCCTGAATTCTTTATCCTGTGTTTTCTGGGATTTCTCTGTTGTACAGATTCACAAAAATAttgtcccaaaaaaaaaaaaaaacgcgaaTACAAAAGCTGAATTGCTGTGAATCTTTACAACCAAGCACACGAAAGGAGTGAAGAATTTCTGTTCCTCCAAATATTACTGGGAAGAAGGAAATGGACCCAGCTGGAGGGGATTTTTATGCAGTGCTTTACAGTTGAGCGCCCCCTTGTGGGTGGATGTAATAACGGATGTGTGAAAtataatagtattttttttaattatttgataGAATTTGAACCTTTTGAGCTGTAAAGCAGTGCATCAAACCTCCCCTGGAAACCGATTAACACGACTATGGTGCAATGATTccttatttaatttgatttttttttgttttcttcttttttttgtttgtttgttcccatGATTTTGGCTGTTGTCTTTCCTCAGGAGGTATGTACACCTGCTCTTCCCAAATGCTAGCTCATCTCTCCGCTCTCAGGTGCTTTTGGTGGTCGGCCATGCTTTTGTTCTTTCTCATTTTTTGTATACGTTCACGCAGGGTagttttatttgggggggggagatttcTTTCCATTCAGATGTTTGTCTGTTCAGTCTCTCATTGCGCCGGTAGTTTGTCTGCATTCTGTCGTTCACTGTTGGCGGTTGACCGATGGTCATTGGGTTGATTCCGACTGCTTTGTGACCCGGCTACTGATCACTGTGAACTTCTCTCTCTATATGCTGTGGTGGTCACTCgggtcctttttttttgttcttggaAGCTGCATTATACCTTCATTCTATACAATGACCACCAAAAAAAGGACTTTTGTTTGTGCCTCTCCAAAGTTCCGATGTGCTTATTGGCtcgtttattttcatttattatcattatcatagCTCTGTGGCTGTATAGAAAGGGAATACTGCACCTTTTCAACAATGTGGCTCTGCTCTTACCATTGTCTACTGTACGCGTATCTGAAGGGTAACGGTGTGGCTGCGGCGGTGGAGCTGGACCGGACTGGGCCTGACTGTGGGAGACGAGTGTGGGCAGAGGAGTGGGCCGGTGCCATGCATGATTTATATAAACCAACAGTGCACATGCTCAGGAGTTCAACTTGTGTATTGTTGCAACTGAAGCGGATTCAATCCGAAATGTTCTGGTGCAATAATCTGTTGATTGTATGTGATAAACGTCCAGTTGCTAATTTCCATGTGATGAATCGGAGGATTCATGAAGCTTCCTGCAACGGCACATGATTTGTAAGGAACCCTGCTCCCACGTAACCTCTGCCCACCCGGCCTCCCGTCGTCCCGTGCTGCACGGGTACCTCCCTCCGCTCGGCTCCACTCCAGCCAACATTCTTGCACAAGGAGGAGGCAATCTCTTTCTTGGCCTGACGGGAAGTGACATGAACCAATCAcaaccccccccagcccaaTCAGACCGCAGGCCGTCAGCTGTGTAACTCTGCCATCGcgtctgtgttctgtgtttgtctgctgtCGTAATGTGGCGCTCTGCTCTCGATCTGTCGAACAAAGCTATAGATGATAGCCAACATAGACCGAGGTGTTTGACCTATCGTGTGTCTGCGATATGATGGGAGATCATATACAGCTCTAATGCCGTTATATGACCATGCAAGTGTGTTCCATATATCGATACAGAAGTACCTTCAAAGCCTAGATGGGCGTGATGGTGGGGCTTCTTTCTAACATTGGTGGTGGGACGGGCCGGTGCTAGACGAGGAATCCCAGTCTGAGATGCCTGGTCAGGCCCAGCATGGAGCCAGGCATCCCATCGTCTCAGGGCGAGAGCCTGCCATCAGGTTTCCCCTCGCAGGAAGTAGAGGTGACAAACGGGGTCAAAGATCAGCAACCGGTCAACAAGTACAGATTTAACCAGAGAGCCCCCGCTGGGCATGGAACGGAAGTTAATCCTGTGCCACTCAAAAGTTTCCGTCGTCAGCCCTGTTGCATTGTGGTCTACGTTTACAACAGTCCTGTTGAGTGGAAACCACACAAAGCAGGAGTTTATTCATTCACAAATGCGTTAAAGGAGACGAAAGCTTTCACTTCATTCTGATAAATGAAAGTGAAACTTTgtatttagattttaaaataaataagagcagACAATTACGATTCGATGGTGGATCTGGGTGAATGGTGGGATGTCCTCTGGAGCCGTCACCTGTCTGTGTGCTCGTAcagccgtctgtctgtctgctgctcgaCCCGGTGCTTTGGTGCTCTTTCCGCTTGCTTTCCGTCTTGCCGTACTTGTCTAAGAGCGGCTGTTTATTCCACAGGGGGGCGAGTTAAGACCTGGAAGAGGAGGTGGTTCATCCTCACGGACAACTGTCTCTACTACTTTGAGTACACCACTGTGAGTACAATTTAGTTTCTCACAGTTAAGTTTCTCTTGCTCTACTCCTCCTTTAGTTCGTTGTCTGCAGCgctcttgttttcttttctgtctagGACAAGGAGCCGAGAGGAATCATCCCACTGGAGAACCTAAGTATTAAAGAGGTTGAGGATAAGAAGCCTGTAAGTTtagctccctctgctggttcATTCTGGGATTACAGCAAAACTGGaggcaatatttaaaaaatctgaCAACTGGGATTATTTCAGATGAATCTTCTCACTTAAGTAATTCAAGGAATTTTAATAGTAATGCTGTTTTGCAGTCAGTTGTATCTATATTAATATTGACCATTTTCACCCGTAGTCTCATCCTCAGTGTTTTATATAACACAAGCAgaattaacctttttttttttggctataGTGGAGTCATcacatttgctttatttctcTGCAGAACTCCTTTGAGCTTTTCATCCCGGACAACAAAGACCAGGTGATAAAAGCGTGCAAGACCGAGGCTGACGGCCGCGTTGTGGAGGGCAACCACACCTTCTACCGCATCTCCGCCCCCACTGCTGAGGAGAAAGACGAATGGATGAACAGTATTAAGTAAATGTTTCCTTTCTTGCTTTTGACGTGGATGATGACGAGCGTCACACGATGTCTAACGGATACCGTACAGACTGCGAGTTTACAAAGTGTTGCTTCTTGGGTGACTTCTGGAGTCCCAGCTGTTCGGATTTCTTAGCAAATTGGCAGCTGCGATGGATCAGAGATTGCGGTAGACTCGGTGCGAGTCTAAAAATGTGTCATGACTCCATTGACATTTGACTGTTACTTCTTTTCGCTCCCTCCACGCCGCTTCTTCATCTGAACACGGTTGTCGAGCAGGATCTTTGTTCCCAGTCGTGCTCAGTAATGAAGTCATCTGGTGATTGGGCACGTTTGTGGTTAcagaaggcaaaaataaaagtgctgaCACATTTACATAGAGATGTTACAGAAATGAAAAGGGGTAGACTTTGGCCTACTTTCATGCACACAGCGCTCCAttgcacatttattattatcCTTCTCGCTCACTCCCATTTTCCCATCTGGTGTTTCCACAGAGCCGCCATTA from Brachionichthys hirsutus isolate HB-005 chromosome 16, CSIRO-AGI_Bhir_v1, whole genome shotgun sequence includes these protein-coding regions:
- the cyth1a gene encoding cytohesin-1a isoform X2; this encodes MGTVNKLCVSSFQTFLCPALKPLEEPPAASIMPDDLSPEEQQELENIRRRKQELLEDIQRLKDEIAEVTSEIENLGSTEERKNMQRNKQVAMGRKKFNMDPKKGIQFLIENDLLKNTSDDISQFLYKGEGLNKTAIGDYLGERDDFNIEVLHAFVELHEFTDLNLVQALRQFLWSFRLPGEAQKIDRMMEAFAQRYCKCNPGVFQSTDTCYILSFAIIMLNTSLHNPNVKDKPTVERFISMNRGINDGGDLPEDLLRNLYESIKNEPFKIPEDDGNDLTHTFFNPDREGWLLKLGGRVKTWKRRWFILTDNCLYYFEYTTDKEPRGIIPLENLSIKEVEDKKPNSFELFIPDNKDQVIKACKTEADGRVVEGNHTFYRISAPTAEEKDEWMNSIKAAISRDPFYEMLAARKKKVSSMKRH
- the cyth1a gene encoding cytohesin-1a isoform X1, which encodes MGTVNKLCVSSFQTFLCPALKPLEEPPVPDDLSPEEQQELENIRRRKQELLEDIQRLKDEIAEVTSEIENLGSTEERKNMQRNKQVAMGRKKFNMDPKKGIQFLIENDLLKNTSDDISQFLYKGEGLNKTAIGDYLGERDDFNIEVLHAFVELHEFTDLNLVQALRQFLWSFRLPGEAQKIDRMMEAFAQRYCKCNPGVFQSTDTCYILSFAIIMLNTSLHNPNVKDKPTVERFISMNRGINDGGDLPEDLLRNLYESIKNEPFKIPEDDGNDLTHTFFNPDREGWLLKLGGRVKTWKRRWFILTDNCLYYFEYTTDKEPRGIIPLENLSIKEVEDKKPNSFELFIPDNKDQVIKACKTEADGRVVEGNHTFYRISAPTAEEKDEWMNSIKAAISRDPFYEMLAARKKKVSSMKRH
- the cyth1a gene encoding cytohesin-1a isoform X3, which encodes MVLKSEDGVVPDDLSPEEQQELENIRRRKQELLEDIQRLKDEIAEVTSEIENLGSTEERKNMQRNKQVAMGRKKFNMDPKKGIQFLIENDLLKNTSDDISQFLYKGEGLNKTAIGDYLGERDDFNIEVLHAFVELHEFTDLNLVQALRQFLWSFRLPGEAQKIDRMMEAFAQRYCKCNPGVFQSTDTCYILSFAIIMLNTSLHNPNVKDKPTVERFISMNRGINDGGDLPEDLLRNLYESIKNEPFKIPEDDGNDLTHTFFNPDREGWLLKLGGRVKTWKRRWFILTDNCLYYFEYTTDKEPRGIIPLENLSIKEVEDKKPNSFELFIPDNKDQVIKACKTEADGRVVEGNHTFYRISAPTAEEKDEWMNSIKAAISRDPFYEMLAARKKKVSSMKRH